TCACATAGATTTCCCCGTGCAGACGTTCCCGCACTTCCTTGGGATTGGCGCATTCCAGGAAGAGTTCTACCGCTTCCTTCAGGTTTGCAGTAGCTTGCTCGACGGTATCTCCCTGGCTGGCAACATCCAGTTCCGGGCAGAGAGAGACATAACCGTCTCCTTCTCGCTCCACGACCGCCGTTAATGAGTAGTTCTTCATCCGCACTGTCCCTCCCATGTTGGTTGGAATGTCCGCAGACATTTCCACGCTTTCGCCAGACTTGGCGAAAGCTTTTCGGC
The window above is part of the Candidatus Eisenbacteria bacterium genome. Proteins encoded here:
- a CDS encoding type II toxin-antitoxin system HicB family antitoxin — translated: MKNYSLTAVVEREGDGYVSLCPELDVASQGDTVEQATANLKEAVELFLECANPKEVRERLHGEIYVTRFEAVHA